One genomic window of Thalassoroseus pseudoceratinae includes the following:
- a CDS encoding DUF1501 domain-containing protein has protein sequence MSSRQNHCVSVDRASWNRRAFLVASATPLFGSAFDSMNRSAVASNSVSASGGGRAKSTILFFLCGGASQLDTWDLKPNAPLEYRGPFQPIATSQPGLWLSEHLPMLARQAHHLAVVNSVGATVNTNDHHAGYYYNLTGHVPDITFRTQGNNRTPYPDDWPFVGSVVASRRPKQDLPNAITLPHSPSRKPYTRPGQFAAKLGVEHDPLYLIGQRDDPYRFQAPALVLDKSLAPTRLNQRTDLLKSLDDARRTFDKTATTKTWNQHQERAVSLLLSAGTTEAFDVSSESPETRNRYGETINGMSLLLARRLVEAEVPFITVFWLGDGIGTPLAKKCRSAGSWDTHGNNFDCLKDDLLPEFDRCFSALIEDLADRGLLDTTLVTISSEMGRRPKIGDPRSGGTAGGGRDHWTHCLTNVLAGGGIQGGQVYGASDPLGEFPADRPVTPADIMKTIYHAMGVENLEATGPLGRPFNLLPEGQPITTLF, from the coding sequence GTGAGTTCACGCCAAAACCACTGCGTTTCTGTTGACCGTGCGAGTTGGAATCGCCGGGCGTTTCTTGTGGCCTCCGCAACCCCGTTGTTCGGGTCGGCGTTCGACTCGATGAATCGCTCGGCGGTGGCATCGAATTCCGTCTCGGCATCCGGTGGTGGACGGGCAAAATCGACGATCCTATTTTTCCTCTGCGGTGGGGCATCACAGCTCGACACTTGGGATTTGAAGCCGAACGCACCGCTGGAATATCGGGGGCCGTTCCAACCAATCGCCACGTCACAACCAGGGTTATGGCTATCGGAACACTTGCCGATGTTGGCTCGGCAAGCCCATCACCTGGCGGTTGTCAATTCGGTAGGAGCAACCGTTAACACCAACGACCATCACGCTGGTTACTACTACAACCTGACCGGCCACGTTCCCGACATTACATTTCGCACGCAGGGCAACAACCGAACACCGTACCCGGATGACTGGCCGTTTGTGGGTTCGGTGGTGGCGTCTCGTCGACCGAAACAAGACTTGCCAAACGCGATCACGCTTCCGCATAGCCCCAGTCGCAAACCGTATACGCGGCCCGGCCAATTCGCCGCCAAATTGGGTGTGGAACACGATCCGCTCTATCTGATCGGTCAGCGTGACGATCCATATCGGTTCCAGGCTCCCGCATTGGTCCTCGACAAAAGTTTGGCACCGACGCGGCTCAATCAACGTACGGATTTGCTGAAATCCCTTGATGACGCCCGGAGAACATTCGACAAGACGGCCACGACAAAAACATGGAATCAGCACCAGGAACGGGCCGTCTCATTGTTGCTTTCTGCCGGAACGACGGAGGCGTTCGACGTTTCCAGCGAATCACCAGAAACTCGAAACCGTTATGGAGAAACCATTAACGGCATGAGTTTACTACTCGCACGGCGATTGGTCGAAGCAGAAGTGCCGTTCATCACCGTGTTTTGGTTGGGCGATGGCATTGGTACGCCACTCGCCAAGAAATGTCGAAGTGCCGGCAGTTGGGACACGCACGGCAACAACTTCGACTGTCTCAAAGACGATTTGTTACCGGAATTTGATCGGTGTTTCTCCGCGCTCATCGAAGACTTGGCTGACCGCGGTTTGCTCGACACGACATTGGTCACGATTTCGAGCGAAATGGGTCGCAGACCGAAGATTGGCGACCCGCGGAGTGGTGGGACAGCGGGTGGCGGCCGCGATCACTGGACACATTGCTTGACCAACGTCCTCGCTGGCGGTGGGATTCAAGGCGGACAAGTCTATGGAGCCAGCGATCCACTCGGCGAATTCCCCGCGGACCGTCCGGTCACGCCTGCGGATATCATGAAAACCATCTATCACGCAATGGGTGTCGAAAACCTCGAAGCGACCGGACCACTCGGCCGACCGTTCAATTTGCTTCCCGAAGGCCAACCAATCACGACGCTATTTTGA
- a CDS encoding beta/alpha barrel domain-containing protein: MFRRRQLPTRYRLLLFFLFGGLLMATTPAFSQDAEEVIPEDAPIPLVIFNLASVESLMTDIDYMFKTINRPDMTDVVKGILGTANDLGGLDRKKPLGVMLFMKPGVVPTFAPVAYLPTDKLTTLIETMELGPVQASRVAGQTDRYELTTRGQTLELKLDNGYSLISNDIDLLDSELPSPTTLTRSMSAKYDLAISADITAVPEAMRNLFLDLLRAQSEAQLQQRDDEPKAQYEARRAAGMNNLDNLEAVLRDGQRFTIGFNASPEEQAILIDLSLDVTADSTLGENLKSFAGAKSRFTPLIDNRVPMIISASFNATEKDQKVWKTFVESGREMLVNPENVEFDAFDAPMVDRIADSLKATIDTGKIDAFLKFEGQPPNPFVLIGGIQTRNTEALATGLVQVGQELDRRIDETKGSFDINYETHRGMAIHRFTAANSSRWDRRTYGGPPSVHVGAGFGALWFAVGGEDSVSVLGDAIDEVLQPKETDTVVQSTAPFHFVLNFGQWFGLPEDEERRRGRAFRERAKEAFSDGGDQLKFELRPTENGVRWHIRLDEGFIRLIGSGITSQYDRNQI; encoded by the coding sequence ATGTTTCGGCGTAGACAATTGCCAACCCGTTACCGATTGCTGCTGTTCTTTTTGTTCGGCGGGCTGTTGATGGCGACGACTCCGGCGTTCTCACAGGATGCCGAGGAGGTTATCCCCGAGGACGCACCGATTCCGTTGGTGATCTTCAATCTCGCCAGCGTCGAAAGCCTGATGACCGACATCGACTACATGTTCAAAACCATCAACCGACCGGACATGACCGATGTTGTCAAAGGAATACTCGGAACCGCGAATGATCTCGGCGGGCTCGATCGCAAGAAACCGCTAGGAGTGATGTTGTTCATGAAACCGGGGGTCGTGCCAACCTTCGCACCGGTTGCCTATCTCCCGACGGACAAACTCACCACCCTCATCGAAACCATGGAACTTGGCCCGGTGCAGGCATCCCGCGTCGCGGGCCAGACCGATCGTTACGAACTTACCACCCGTGGCCAAACGCTCGAACTTAAGTTGGACAATGGCTATTCGTTGATTTCCAACGACATCGACTTGCTCGATTCTGAACTGCCGTCACCGACGACACTCACTCGCTCCATGTCGGCAAAATACGACTTGGCGATTTCCGCGGACATCACCGCCGTGCCTGAGGCAATGCGGAATCTGTTCTTGGATTTGCTCCGTGCTCAATCCGAAGCTCAACTCCAGCAACGCGACGACGAACCGAAAGCTCAATACGAGGCACGTCGGGCCGCGGGCATGAACAATTTGGACAACCTGGAAGCTGTTTTGCGAGACGGGCAACGATTTACCATCGGCTTCAATGCCTCTCCGGAAGAGCAAGCGATTCTGATTGACCTGTCGCTCGATGTCACCGCCGACAGCACACTGGGCGAAAACCTAAAAAGTTTCGCCGGAGCCAAAAGCCGATTCACTCCGCTGATCGACAACCGTGTGCCGATGATTATCTCGGCTTCCTTCAACGCAACTGAGAAAGACCAGAAAGTCTGGAAGACGTTCGTTGAGTCCGGTCGGGAAATGTTGGTCAATCCGGAGAATGTGGAATTCGACGCGTTCGATGCCCCCATGGTCGACCGAATTGCCGACTCGCTGAAGGCAACCATCGACACCGGCAAAATCGATGCGTTCTTGAAATTCGAAGGACAACCGCCGAACCCATTCGTGCTCATCGGTGGCATCCAGACCCGAAACACGGAAGCCTTGGCAACCGGGTTGGTGCAAGTGGGTCAAGAGTTGGATCGTCGAATCGACGAAACCAAAGGGAGCTTCGATATTAACTACGAAACTCACCGCGGAATGGCGATCCACCGTTTCACGGCCGCGAATTCAAGCCGCTGGGATCGACGAACCTACGGTGGTCCCCCGAGTGTGCACGTGGGAGCCGGTTTCGGAGCCCTATGGTTCGCCGTCGGTGGAGAAGATTCGGTCTCTGTTCTCGGCGATGCCATCGATGAAGTGCTGCAACCCAAAGAAACCGACACGGTCGTGCAATCCACGGCTCCGTTCCATTTCGTCCTGAATTTCGGGCAATGGTTCGGTTTGCCGGAAGACGAAGAGCGACGTCGCGGTCGTGCCTTCCGTGAGCGTGCCAAAGAGGCATTTTCCGACGGGGGCGATCAATTGAAGTTCGAACTCCGTCCGACAGAAAACGGCGTGCGATGGCACATCCGGCTCGACGAAGGCTTCATTCGGTTAATCGGCTCCGGCATTACCAGCCAATATGACCGCAATCAAATCTGA
- a CDS encoding zinc-binding metallopeptidase family protein: protein MRTFECTCGGVLFFESTQCVKCSLEVGFCEHCRAITPWTSTDTHHTCNLCETKLVKCSNNTELGVCNHGVIHPAEPSDTTGPLCEYCQTTSVIPDLSVPGNDELWRRLSFAKARVLYGLEELGFATRENDRLVLPGLSFEFLSDDVKPVSTGHARGVITINVKEADHVEREKTRVEFDEPQRTLVGHFRHELGHYFWEQLVQDHCLAEFRNVFGDETAPMYADAQKAYYQDGPPEDWQTNYISAYATMHPWEDFAESFNAYLDMAAVVSTAHHFGLTTCDLNDFDEMILEYERIGIVGNELNRDIGLLDLVPEVFTKPVIEKLRFIHRLRRNLEPTGRPEESSSTQRQSQMTTPIS, encoded by the coding sequence ATGCGGACATTTGAGTGTACTTGCGGCGGCGTGCTGTTCTTTGAGAGCACTCAATGCGTGAAATGTAGTTTGGAGGTCGGTTTTTGCGAACATTGCCGTGCAATCACGCCCTGGACGAGTACCGATACGCATCACACATGCAATCTCTGTGAAACGAAGTTGGTCAAGTGCTCCAACAACACGGAACTTGGTGTGTGCAATCACGGCGTGATTCATCCGGCGGAACCCAGCGACACAACGGGGCCGCTTTGTGAATACTGCCAAACGACATCCGTCATTCCCGACTTGAGCGTTCCCGGAAACGATGAGCTTTGGCGTCGATTGTCGTTTGCAAAGGCGCGGGTTCTCTACGGTTTGGAGGAACTTGGGTTTGCGACTCGTGAGAATGACCGATTGGTTCTGCCGGGGTTGTCGTTTGAGTTTCTTTCCGATGACGTTAAGCCAGTTTCGACGGGGCACGCTCGGGGTGTGATTACCATTAACGTGAAAGAGGCAGACCACGTCGAGCGAGAGAAAACTCGCGTGGAGTTCGATGAACCGCAACGCACGCTGGTCGGGCACTTTCGCCACGAGTTAGGGCACTACTTTTGGGAGCAACTCGTGCAAGATCACTGCTTGGCCGAGTTCCGGAATGTCTTTGGTGACGAAACCGCTCCCATGTACGCCGATGCTCAGAAAGCGTATTACCAGGACGGTCCCCCCGAAGATTGGCAAACGAACTACATCTCCGCCTACGCGACCATGCACCCGTGGGAAGATTTCGCCGAGTCGTTCAATGCCTATCTCGATATGGCCGCAGTCGTTTCGACGGCACACCACTTCGGCTTAACAACCTGCGATCTGAACGATTTCGACGAGATGATTCTCGAATACGAGCGAATCGGCATCGTCGGAAACGAATTGAATCGCGACATTGGTCTACTCGATTTGGTACCAGAAGTCTTCACAAAACCGGTGATCGAGAAACTGCGATTCATCCACCGCTTGCGGCGGAATCTCGAACCGACCGGCAGGCCCGAGGAATCATCGTCAACGCAACGCCAGTCGCAAATGACGACTCCGATTTCTTGA